TTTTGTTACTAGAGAAATTTTTAAAAGACAACTTAAAAAGAACCCACCTGTCAATGAGAAAATGATTAGAGCAATGTTCAAGCAAATGGGAAGAACAGCTTCTGAAGCTCAAATTCGCCAAGTTATGAAAGCTATGAACGATGCCAATAAATAATAAACTATTTGTTTTCTGAGGCGCTTTCCTTGATGGAAGGCGTCTTTTTAAAATGAGTATATGGTTCGGTATGGTTTAAAAGTCTTTTTATATTTGGT
This DNA window, taken from Firmicutes bacterium CAG:345, encodes the following:
- a CDS encoding uPF0154 protein MYPU_1460 (product inferred by homology to UniProt) produces the protein MFILANLSGGAIAGIVIGTFIAGLVVGYFVTREIFKRQLKKNPPVNEKMIRAMFKQMGRTASEAQIRQVMKAMNDANK